The Streptomyces sp. NBC_00459 DNA segment GCCTATGACGTACGGGCTGTCCAGCAGACCCTGTTCGAACCCGACCAGGACCTCGTCGTTGACCTCGGGGCTGAACACGCCTCCGCCGCCCTTGCCGCCCCACTGCACGGTACGCACCCAGTCGGTGGTGTAAGTCTCGTCCAGCCAGGGGAACTTCAGTTTCACCGAGCCGCTCTCGGCGCCACCGTCCTCGTGTACGTCCGTCACCACACCGATCGCCAGACCCGGCATGCGCGAGCCGCGGCCGGGCGCGTCGGCACCGGTCACCAGGCCGGTAAGGGAGCGGTCCGGGCTGGCGCTCACCCACACCGTCGTCCGGTACCCGCCGTGCGGTTCGAGGACGTGCCGTACCGCCGTCGCCGTGTACTTGCCGGAGAAGGCCTGCCCGACGTTGCCGAGCGCCACCGGCTTGCCCGCCCGCAGCTGCGGGTTGCCCTCGGCCACCGCCTCCAACTCGGCGAAACCGGCGCTGACCTGACCGGCCACCGACTTGGCGACCTGCCCCGTCTCGGCCAGCGTGCGGTACGGGGTGTCCGTGACGGTCAGCTTCGCCGACTTGCCGAACCGGGCGGAGGCGAGCTGCGGGCTCAGGCCCGGCAGCACCGTCTCACTGATCACCGACGGCGCCGGGGACACCAGCTGCTTCTTGTTGGTGACGTCCCAGCCGCGCACCTCCACCTGCGACGCGCCGTCCGCCGCCGACAGCGAGGCCCGCAGCGCGAGCAGGTTCGCGCCGTACTCCAGGACCATCGGGTTGCGGGACGACGAGGTCGAGGGCGCGGGTGCGCCGGACGCCTTGACCGGCTTGGTGAACTGGAGCTTCCCCTTGTCGTCGACGCGCACCAGCGCGCCGCTCTCCGCCGCCAGGAACTGCAGGAAGTCCCAGTCGGACACGTTCGCCTGCGAGAGCTGTTTGTAGGTGACCTTCCCGGCGTCCACGGTGCCGCAGGTCAGCCCGGCCCCGGCGGCCACCTGGCGGACGATCGCCGACCCCGTCATGTTCCGGTACGCCACCACCTTCCGGCCCCGCTGGAGGCGGTGCGCCTTGGAGTAGGCGCGCACCACGGTGAACGTGCCCGTGCTGTCCCGGTCCAGTTCGAGGGCCGTCACCTCGCCGCTGAACAGCAGCTCGCGCGCCCTCCCGGACACCGTCACCACCGACACCTTCAGCGGAGTGCCGATGGTGATGCCGGTCGCCTGCAGGAACTCGTGGTCGGGGTCGCGGAAGGTGAGCTGTGCCGCGTCGGGCAGACCCACGTTCTCGTCCACCACGCAGCTCACCAGCTGGGCGGCCCAGGTCTGCGGAAGTTCGGCGGGTGTCTCCACCACAGGGTCCGCCGCGAACAGCCGGCCTCTTGCCTCGGCGGTCATCTCTCCTCCTCACCGTCCGCGTCCTGCAACCCCGGCACCACCAGTTCGGTGCCGGGCATGAGCGCCATCGGGTCGTCGATTCCGTTCGCCTCCGCGATGGCCCGCCAGGCCGTCGCGTCGCCGTATTCCCGCCAGGCCAGCATCGCCAGGCTGTCGCCCGCCACCACGGTGTGCGTGCTGCGGGCGGTGCGTGAGCCGGACGTCGGGTTCTGGCCCGCCGGGCCGACGCTCGCCTCCTCGATCGACAGCGCGCAGGTGGCCCGCAGCGGTCTGCCGTCGACATCGAACAGCGTGTACGACACCGACAGGCTGGAGAGCACCCCGTCGAACGAGATCGACCGGGAGGTGCCCCAGGTGAACCGCACCCACGGGCTGGCCGGCTTCTTGCGGCCCAGGCTGGCCGGGGTCGGCACGCACGCCTTCATCAGCTTCTCCACCGCCTGCTCCACGGAGTTGTCGTGTTTGGCGGTGGCGTCCAGGAACACCTCCAGGCTCAGCGTGCGCGGGCCGCTGCCGACGAACTCGGGCAGTGCCGACTCCCCCGCCATCCGGGACGGGGAGCGCCGCCACTCGGTGCTCTTGCTCAGCTGCAGGGTGGAGGGGTTGAACTGGAGGTTGAGCCGTGCGATGGTCCCGCCGGGCTTCGCGCCGACCGACGCCGGGGGCTCTTTCAGGGTCAGCTTGGCCCTGGCTCGACTGGTGCGCGCCGGTGACATGGCGGGACCTCCTTTCCGGGGGCCGATACGTGCTGGGGAACCGGTTGATGCGGGTGTGTCAGGACATGTGTCAGGAC contains these protein-coding regions:
- a CDS encoding VgrG-related protein; amino-acid sequence: MTAEARGRLFAADPVVETPAELPQTWAAQLVSCVVDENVGLPDAAQLTFRDPDHEFLQATGITIGTPLKVSVVTVSGRARELLFSGEVTALELDRDSTGTFTVVRAYSKAHRLQRGRKVVAYRNMTGSAIVRQVAAGAGLTCGTVDAGKVTYKQLSQANVSDWDFLQFLAAESGALVRVDDKGKLQFTKPVKASGAPAPSTSSSRNPMVLEYGANLLALRASLSAADGASQVEVRGWDVTNKKQLVSPAPSVISETVLPGLSPQLASARFGKSAKLTVTDTPYRTLAETGQVAKSVAGQVSAGFAELEAVAEGNPQLRAGKPVALGNVGQAFSGKYTATAVRHVLEPHGGYRTTVWVSASPDRSLTGLVTGADAPGRGSRMPGLAIGVVTDVHEDGGAESGSVKLKFPWLDETYTTDWVRTVQWGGKGGGGVFSPEVNDEVLVGFEQGLLDSPYVIGGLYNGVDKPSPHEVPLIDKSTGKVNRRSIVSRSGHRVELLDERAPGLSGVRLMSADERLEVFVDDRRNLIQLSVYARRTSRQPLSSVLLDAKGITLDAGQGDVSISGGNVDIKATAGVRIDGATVGVKGTANVTVNGGARGVFKAAIIEIN
- a CDS encoding CIS tube protein, yielding MSPARTSRARAKLTLKEPPASVGAKPGGTIARLNLQFNPSTLQLSKSTEWRRSPSRMAGESALPEFVGSGPRTLSLEVFLDATAKHDNSVEQAVEKLMKACVPTPASLGRKKPASPWVRFTWGTSRSISFDGVLSSLSVSYTLFDVDGRPLRATCALSIEEASVGPAGQNPTSGSRTARSTHTVVAGDSLAMLAWREYGDATAWRAIAEANGIDDPMALMPGTELVVPGLQDADGEEER